The following are encoded together in the Lactuca sativa cultivar Salinas chromosome 1, Lsat_Salinas_v11, whole genome shotgun sequence genome:
- the LOC111909818 gene encoding protein DOG1-like 3, translating to MSQLTKGKLHSQYLMTTSEETTHRQPFHKFFDCWLRELNTNLEQLVSAANLHHDDNHHHIEDDSGSFSLIDKTIGHYVEYYKAKSNGAKEDVLSMFMAPWLTTLEDSFLWIGGWRPTTAVHLLYSKSGIQLEARLAELVPELNCMDLGDLNSNQMKGIDELQKKIIREERVISEKMASVQESAADTPMVDLSNMESEMIRNNEDDGRKDSDEKVESELERKNDKLVEMLRMADGLRMETLKSVVEILTPLQAVYFLIAAAELHLRLHEWGQKKDAT from the coding sequence ATGTCACAACTAACTAAAGGCAAACTACACTCTCAATATCTCATGACCACATCCGAAGAAACCACCCACCGCCAGCCCTTCCACAAGTTTTTTGACTGTTGGCTCCGGGAGCTAAATACCAACCTTGAACAGCTCGTCTCCGCCGCCAACCTCCATCATGATGATAATCATCATCATATCGAAGACGACTCAGGTTCATTCTCGCTGATAGATAAAACTATAGGACACTACGTGGAGTACTACAAAGCCAAATCAAACGGCGCAAAAGAAGACGTGCTTTCGATGTTTATGGCACCATGGTTAACAACGCTCGAGGATTCCTTTCTGTGGATCGGTGGATGGCGGCCGACGACGGCAGTCCACCTGCTGTACTCCAAGTCAGGGATCCAGCTTGAGGCCAGACTCGCAGAACTAGTTCCTGAATTAAACTGCATGGATTTAGGAGACTTGAATTCGAATCAGATGAAAGGAATCGATGAATTACAGAAGAAAATCATCCGTGAAGAAAGAGTCATATCTGAGAAAATGGCAAGTGTTCAGGAGTCAGCGGCAGATACCCCCATGGTGGATCTATCAAACATGGAATCAGAGATGATAAGAAATAACGAAGACGATGGGAGGAAGGATAGTGATGAAAAAGTGGAATCGGAGCTGGAGCGAAAGAATGATAAATTGGTAGAGATGTTACGCATGGCAGATGGTCTGAGAATGGAGACTTTGAAGTCTGTGGTGGAGATACTGACGCCGTTACAAGCGGTGTACTTTCTAATCGCTGCTGCGGAGCTCCACCTCCGGTTACACGAGTGGGGCCAGAAGAAGGACGCGACTTAA